One Streptomyces hundungensis DNA segment encodes these proteins:
- the aceE gene encoding pyruvate dehydrogenase (acetyl-transferring), homodimeric type: protein MIDPVAKFPSELDQLPDRDTEETAEWAASLDAVAKAAGPHRAAYLMRRTLQHAEGAGLALPKLLETDYVNTIPSSAEPVIDGDEEMERRITAWNRWNAAAMVTRGSKYGVGGHIATFASAAWLYETGFNHFFRGKEGDGSGDQLYIQGHASPGIYARAFLDGRLTEAHLDKFRQESAGDGLPSYPHPRRLPWLWEFPTVSMGLGPLSAIYQARFNRYLTNRNIKDVSNSHVWAFLGDGEMDEPESTAALALAAREGLDNLTFVINCNLQRLDGPVRANFKIVQELEAQFRGAGWNVVKSLWGGAWDELFQLDTTGALVRRLREVPDAQVQTYQTRDAAYIREDFFGKDPALVEMAKLLSDDKILECFHLSRGGHEPRKVYAAYKAALSHKGAPTVILAQTVKGFTLGEGFASKNANHQMKKLTNDEFKNMRDLLELPISDAQFVDGQVPYGHPGADSPEVRYLQERRAALGGPAPARRSHAIEALPAPADKSFAAFDKGSGSQSMATTMAFVRLMKDLIRDKTTGKRWVPIVPDEARTFGMESLFPSLGIYSPKGQTYEPVDRDQLMYYREAKDGQILNEGITEAGSMADFIAAASAYATHGEPMIPFYIFYSMFGWQRTADQMWQLGDQLGRGFLVGATAGRTTLTGEGLQHADGHSPVIAATNPAALSYDPAFAYEVAAIVKEGLRRMYGEAAPGEDRDVFYYLTVYNEPMPQPAKPAGIDEGIIKGLYRFNTAESAGVTVPGNAPRIQLLGSGTAIHWTLEAQKLLAEEWGVAADVWSATSWTELRRDALEADAALLRGEERTPFIRTALEGVDSPVLAVSDYMRQVPDQIAQWVEQDYSSLGADGFGLSDTREAARRHFGVDAQSIVVAALAQLAKRGEVPVTAVKEARERYGL from the coding sequence ATGATCGACCCCGTAGCCAAGTTTCCGAGCGAGCTCGACCAGCTCCCGGACCGTGACACCGAGGAGACCGCCGAATGGGCGGCCTCCCTCGATGCCGTCGCCAAGGCCGCCGGCCCGCACCGGGCCGCGTATCTGATGCGCCGCACGCTCCAGCACGCCGAAGGCGCGGGCCTCGCCCTGCCGAAGCTGCTGGAGACGGACTACGTCAACACCATCCCGTCCTCCGCGGAGCCCGTCATCGACGGCGACGAGGAGATGGAGCGCCGGATCACCGCGTGGAACCGCTGGAACGCGGCCGCGATGGTGACCCGCGGCTCGAAGTACGGCGTCGGCGGCCACATCGCGACCTTCGCGTCCGCGGCGTGGCTGTACGAGACCGGCTTCAACCACTTCTTCCGCGGCAAGGAGGGCGACGGATCGGGCGACCAGCTCTACATCCAGGGCCACGCCTCGCCCGGCATCTACGCCCGCGCCTTCCTCGACGGCCGCCTCACCGAGGCGCACCTCGACAAGTTCCGCCAGGAGTCCGCGGGCGACGGCCTGCCGTCCTACCCGCACCCGCGCCGGCTGCCCTGGCTGTGGGAGTTCCCGACCGTCTCCATGGGACTCGGCCCGCTCTCCGCGATCTACCAGGCGCGCTTCAACCGGTACCTCACCAACCGGAACATCAAGGACGTCTCCAACTCCCACGTGTGGGCGTTCCTCGGTGACGGCGAGATGGACGAGCCCGAGTCGACGGCGGCCCTGGCGCTCGCCGCCCGCGAGGGTCTGGACAACCTGACCTTCGTCATCAACTGCAACCTCCAGCGCCTCGACGGCCCGGTCCGCGCCAACTTCAAGATCGTGCAGGAGCTGGAGGCCCAGTTCCGCGGCGCCGGCTGGAACGTCGTGAAGTCGCTGTGGGGCGGCGCCTGGGACGAGCTCTTCCAGCTCGACACCACCGGCGCCCTCGTACGCCGCCTGCGCGAGGTCCCCGACGCCCAGGTGCAGACGTACCAGACGCGCGACGCGGCCTACATCCGCGAGGACTTCTTCGGCAAGGACCCGGCGCTCGTCGAGATGGCGAAGCTGCTCTCGGACGACAAGATCCTGGAGTGCTTCCACCTCTCGCGCGGTGGCCACGAGCCGCGCAAGGTGTACGCCGCCTACAAGGCCGCCCTGTCCCACAAGGGCGCGCCCACCGTGATCCTGGCGCAGACCGTCAAGGGCTTCACCCTGGGTGAGGGCTTCGCGTCCAAGAACGCGAACCACCAGATGAAGAAGCTCACCAACGACGAGTTCAAGAACATGCGTGACCTTCTTGAACTGCCCATCTCCGACGCCCAGTTCGTCGACGGCCAGGTCCCCTACGGCCACCCCGGCGCCGACTCCCCCGAGGTCCGCTACCTCCAGGAGCGCCGCGCGGCGCTCGGCGGCCCGGCCCCGGCCCGCCGCAGCCACGCGATCGAGGCGCTGCCGGCCCCGGCCGACAAGTCGTTCGCGGCGTTCGACAAGGGCTCCGGCAGCCAGTCCATGGCCACCACCATGGCGTTCGTCCGGCTGATGAAGGACCTCATCCGCGACAAGACGACCGGCAAGCGCTGGGTCCCGATCGTCCCGGACGAGGCCCGCACCTTCGGCATGGAGTCGCTCTTCCCCTCGCTCGGCATCTACTCGCCCAAGGGCCAGACGTACGAGCCGGTCGACCGCGACCAGCTGATGTACTACCGCGAGGCCAAGGACGGCCAGATCCTCAACGAGGGCATTACCGAGGCCGGCTCGATGGCCGACTTCATCGCCGCCGCCAGCGCGTACGCCACGCACGGCGAGCCGATGATCCCGTTCTACATCTTCTACTCGATGTTCGGCTGGCAGCGCACGGCCGACCAGATGTGGCAGCTCGGCGACCAGCTCGGCCGCGGCTTCCTGGTGGGCGCGACCGCCGGCCGCACCACCCTGACCGGTGAGGGCCTCCAGCACGCCGACGGCCACTCCCCGGTGATCGCGGCGACCAACCCGGCGGCCCTCTCCTACGACCCGGCCTTCGCCTATGAGGTCGCGGCCATCGTCAAGGAGGGTCTGCGCCGGATGTACGGCGAGGCGGCGCCCGGTGAGGACCGGGACGTCTTCTACTACCTCACCGTCTACAACGAGCCGATGCCGCAGCCCGCGAAGCCCGCGGGCATCGACGAGGGCATCATCAAGGGCCTGTACCGCTTCAACACGGCGGAGTCCGCGGGCGTCACCGTCCCTGGCAACGCCCCGCGCATCCAGCTGCTCGGCTCCGGCACGGCGATCCACTGGACGCTCGAAGCCCAGAAGCTGCTCGCCGAGGAGTGGGGGGTCGCCGCCGACGTGTGGTCCGCCACCTCCTGGACCGAGCTGCGCCGCGACGCCCTCGAAGCCGATGCGGCCCTGCTGCGCGGCGAGGAGCGAACTCCCTTCATCCGCACGGCACTTGAGGGCGTGGACTCCCCCGTCCTCGCGGTCTCCGACTACATGCGCCAGGTCCCCGACCAGATCGCGCAGTGGGTCGAGCAGGACTACTCCTCGCTCGGCGCGGACGGCTTCGGCCTCTCCGACACCCGTGAGGCGGCCCGCCGTCACTTCGGCGTCGACGCCCAGTCGATCGTCGTCGCGGCCCTGGCCCAGCTCGCCAAGCGCGGCGAGGTCCCGGTCACGGCCGTGAAGGAGGCGCGCGAGCGCTACGGCCTGTAG
- a CDS encoding GntR family transcriptional regulator, with translation MTVPVVHSLREQIREHIVEGIVSGRWKPGERIVERRIAVELQVSQTPVREALRELESLRLIESAPNKGVRVRNLSAADLEESYPVRAGLEQIAAELAAERLARDCSALEPHVAALYEADRAADGTAQVRHTVGFHRELVRAADNSVLLHTWEGLGIEVFTALSIRWLGTVQKSYAEEHEDLVAAFRRRDPAIGPLVKAHVLGCAPRSA, from the coding sequence ATGACCGTGCCCGTCGTCCACTCGCTGCGCGAGCAGATCCGCGAGCACATCGTGGAGGGGATCGTCAGCGGGCGCTGGAAGCCCGGTGAGCGGATCGTGGAGCGGCGCATCGCGGTGGAGCTCCAGGTCAGCCAGACGCCGGTGCGCGAGGCCCTCAGGGAGCTGGAGAGCCTGCGCCTGATCGAGTCGGCCCCCAACAAGGGCGTACGGGTGCGCAATCTGAGCGCGGCCGATCTGGAGGAGAGCTACCCGGTGCGGGCCGGTCTGGAGCAGATCGCGGCCGAGCTGGCGGCGGAGCGGCTCGCCCGGGACTGCTCGGCCCTGGAGCCGCACGTGGCGGCCCTGTACGAGGCGGACCGGGCGGCGGACGGCACCGCGCAGGTGCGCCACACCGTGGGTTTCCACCGCGAACTGGTGCGCGCGGCCGACAACAGTGTGCTGTTGCACACATGGGAGGGGCTCGGCATCGAGGTGTTCACGGCCCTGTCGATCCGCTGGCTCGGCACCGTGCAGAAGTCGTACGCCGAGGAGCACGAGGATCTCGTCGCGGCCTTCCGGCGACGGGATCCGGCCATCGGCCCGCTGGTGAAGGCCCATGTCCTGGGGTGTGCGCCGCGTAGCGCCTGA
- the sucB gene encoding 2-oxoglutarate dehydrogenase, E2 component, dihydrolipoamide succinyltransferase, whose protein sequence is MSVSVTLPALGESVTEGTVTRWLKAEGERVEADEPLLEVSTDKVDTEIPAPASGILASIKVAEDETVEVGAELAIIDDGSGAPAAESAPAQQAPAQEAPAQEAPAPQAAPSTETETPAPAPTAEAASGGGSAEGTDVVLPALGESVTEGTVTRWLKEVGEEVAEDEPLLEVSTDKVDTEIPAPVAGVLLEIVVGEDETAEVGAKLAVIGAPGAAPAAAQAPAAPAPAAAPAPAPAATPAPAPAAAPAPQAPAAPAAPAPAPQAPAAPAPAPAAPAPAPAAQAPAPAATSGDDGAYVTPLVRKLASESGVDLGAVKGTGVGGRIRKQDVIAAAEAAKAPAPAAAAPAAPQKAAPSVEASPLRGQTVKMTRMRKVIGDNMMKALHSQAQLTTVVEVDITKLMKLRNAAKDAFAAREGVKLSPMPFFVKAAAQALKAHPVVNARINEDEGTITYFDSENIGIAVDSEKGLMTPVIKGAGDLNLAGISKATAELAGKVRGNKITPDELSGATFTISNTGSRGALFDTVIVPPNQVAILGIGATVKRPAVIETAEGTVIGVRDMTYLALSYDHRLVDGADAARYLTTVKAILEAGEFEVELGL, encoded by the coding sequence ATGTCGGTTTCCGTAACCCTTCCGGCGCTCGGCGAGAGCGTCACCGAGGGCACCGTCACCCGCTGGCTGAAGGCCGAGGGCGAGCGCGTCGAGGCCGACGAGCCGCTGCTCGAGGTCTCGACCGACAAGGTCGACACCGAGATCCCCGCCCCCGCCTCCGGCATCCTCGCCTCCATCAAGGTGGCCGAGGACGAGACCGTCGAGGTCGGCGCGGAGCTCGCCATCATCGACGACGGCTCCGGTGCGCCGGCCGCCGAGTCCGCCCCGGCGCAGCAGGCTCCGGCGCAGGAGGCCCCCGCCCAGGAGGCCCCCGCACCGCAGGCCGCGCCGTCCACCGAGACCGAGACCCCGGCTCCGGCCCCGACGGCCGAGGCCGCTTCGGGCGGCGGCTCCGCCGAGGGCACCGACGTCGTCCTTCCCGCGCTCGGCGAGAGCGTGACCGAGGGCACCGTCACCCGCTGGCTCAAGGAGGTCGGCGAGGAGGTGGCCGAGGACGAGCCGCTGCTCGAGGTCTCCACCGACAAGGTCGACACCGAGATCCCCGCGCCGGTCGCCGGTGTGCTCCTGGAGATCGTGGTCGGCGAGGACGAGACCGCCGAGGTCGGCGCCAAGCTCGCCGTCATCGGCGCCCCGGGCGCGGCTCCGGCCGCCGCTCAGGCTCCGGCCGCCCCGGCTCCCGCGGCCGCCCCGGCCCCGGCTCCGGCCGCCACTCCGGCGCCCGCCCCGGCCGCTGCTCCGGCGCCCCAGGCCCCGGCCGCGCCCGCCGCTCCGGCTCCGGCGCCCCAGGCTCCGGCCGCCCCGGCTCCGGCTCCGGCCGCCCCGGCGCCCGCCCCGGCCGCTCAGGCGCCCGCCCCCGCCGCCACCTCCGGTGACGACGGCGCGTACGTCACGCCGCTGGTCCGCAAGCTCGCCTCCGAGTCCGGTGTGGACCTGGGCGCGGTCAAGGGCACCGGCGTCGGTGGCCGCATCCGCAAGCAGGACGTCATCGCCGCCGCGGAGGCCGCCAAGGCTCCCGCACCGGCCGCCGCCGCCCCCGCCGCGCCGCAGAAGGCCGCCCCGTCCGTCGAGGCGTCCCCGCTGCGCGGTCAGACGGTCAAGATGACCCGCATGCGCAAGGTCATCGGCGACAACATGATGAAGGCCCTGCACTCGCAGGCGCAGCTCACCACGGTCGTCGAGGTGGACATCACGAAGCTGATGAAGCTGCGCAACGCGGCGAAGGACGCCTTCGCCGCCCGTGAGGGGGTCAAGCTGTCCCCGATGCCGTTCTTCGTCAAGGCCGCGGCCCAGGCGCTGAAGGCCCACCCGGTCGTCAACGCCCGGATCAACGAGGACGAGGGCACCATCACCTACTTCGACTCGGAGAACATCGGCATCGCCGTGGACTCCGAGAAGGGTCTGATGACTCCGGTCATCAAGGGTGCGGGCGACCTCAACCTGGCCGGCATCTCCAAGGCCACGGCCGAGCTGGCCGGCAAGGTCCGCGGCAACAAGATCACCCCGGACGAGCTGTCCGGCGCGACCTTCACCATCAGCAACACCGGCTCGCGCGGTGCGCTGTTCGACACGGTCATCGTGCCGCCGAACCAGGTCGCCATCCTGGGCATCGGCGCCACCGTCAAGCGTCCGGCGGTCATCGAGACCGCCGAGGGCACCGTCATCGGCGTCCGCGACATGACGTACCTGGCCCTCTCCTACGACCACCGTCTGGTGGACGGCGCCGACGCGGCCCGCTACCTGACCACGGTCAAGGCGATCCTGGAAGCCGGCGAGTTCGAGGTCGAGCTCGGCCTGTAA
- the lpdA gene encoding dihydrolipoyl dehydrogenase, protein MANDASTVFDLVILGGGSGGYAAALRGAQLGLDVALIEKNKLGGTCLHNGCIPTKALLHAGEIADQAREAGQFGVKATFEGIDINAVHAYKDEVISGLYKGLQGLVASRKVTYIEGEGRLSSPTSVDVGGQRVQGRHVLLATGSVPKSLPGLEIDGNRIISSDHALTLDRVPQSAIILGGGVIGVEFASAWKSFGTDVTVIEGLKHLVPVEDENSSKILERAFRKRGIKFNLGTFFQKAEYTANGVKVTLADGKEFEAEVLLVAIGRGPVSQGLGYEEQGVAMDRGYVLVDEYMRTNVPTISAVGDLVPTLQLAHVGFAEGILVAERLAGLKTVPIDYDGVPRVTYCHPEVASVGITEAKAKEIYGADKVVALKYNLAGNGKSKILKTAGEIKLVQVKDGAVVGVHMVGDRMGEQVGEAQLIYNWEALPAEVAQLIHAHPTQNEALGEAHLALAGKPLHSHD, encoded by the coding sequence GTGGCGAACGACGCCAGCACCGTTTTCGACCTAGTGATCCTCGGCGGTGGCAGTGGCGGTTACGCCGCGGCCCTGCGCGGAGCGCAGCTGGGCCTGGACGTCGCACTGATCGAGAAGAACAAGCTCGGCGGCACCTGCCTGCACAACGGCTGCATCCCCACGAAGGCCCTGCTGCACGCCGGCGAGATCGCCGACCAGGCGCGCGAGGCCGGCCAGTTCGGCGTCAAGGCCACCTTCGAGGGCATCGACATCAACGCGGTCCACGCGTACAAGGACGAGGTCATCTCGGGCCTGTACAAGGGACTCCAGGGCCTGGTCGCCTCCCGCAAGGTGACCTACATCGAGGGTGAGGGCCGGCTGTCCTCCCCGACCTCGGTGGACGTGGGCGGCCAGCGCGTCCAGGGCCGCCACGTCCTGCTCGCGACCGGCTCCGTGCCGAAGTCGCTGCCGGGCCTGGAGATCGACGGCAACCGCATCATCTCCTCCGACCACGCGCTGACCCTGGACCGCGTCCCGCAGTCCGCGATCATCCTGGGCGGCGGCGTCATCGGCGTCGAGTTCGCCTCGGCGTGGAAGTCCTTCGGCACCGACGTCACCGTCATCGAGGGCCTCAAGCACCTCGTCCCGGTCGAGGACGAGAACAGCTCCAAGATCCTGGAGCGCGCGTTCCGCAAGCGCGGCATCAAGTTCAACCTGGGCACCTTCTTCCAGAAGGCCGAGTACACCGCCAACGGTGTGAAGGTGACGCTGGCCGACGGCAAGGAGTTCGAGGCCGAGGTCCTCCTCGTCGCCATCGGCCGCGGCCCGGTCTCCCAGGGCCTCGGGTACGAGGAGCAGGGCGTCGCGATGGACCGCGGCTACGTCCTGGTCGACGAGTACATGCGCACCAACGTGCCCACCATCTCCGCCGTCGGCGACCTCGTTCCGACGCTCCAGCTCGCGCACGTCGGCTTCGCCGAGGGCATCCTGGTGGCGGAGCGGCTGGCCGGTCTCAAGACCGTCCCGATCGACTACGACGGCGTGCCCCGGGTGACGTACTGCCACCCCGAGGTCGCCTCCGTGGGCATCACCGAGGCCAAGGCCAAGGAGATCTACGGTGCGGACAAGGTCGTCGCTCTGAAGTACAACCTGGCGGGCAACGGCAAGAGCAAGATCCTCAAGACCGCGGGCGAGATCAAGCTCGTCCAGGTCAAGGACGGCGCCGTGGTCGGTGTCCACATGGTCGGTGACCGTATGGGCGAGCAGGTCGGCGAAGCCCAGCTGATCTACAACTGGGAGGCTCTGCCGGCCGAGGTCGCGCAGCTCATCCACGCGCACCCGACGCAGAACGAGGCGCTCGGCGAGGCCCACCTGGCCCTGGCCGGGAAGCCGCTGCACTCCCACGACTAG
- a CDS encoding leucyl aminopeptidase, translated as MTALTLSTAGAATLRADALVVGVAKAAGPKGGLVVAPGAEAVDKAFSGKLAAVLETLGARGAEGEVTKAVSPSGLKAPFVLAVGLGTAPAADEAYDAEVLRTAAGNAARALHGIKKAAFALPIEAAEDIEAIGEGALLGAYAFTAYQSADKTAPDAKGPLAEVTLLGAKPRDKAHKAAVERSLAVAEEMNRARDLINTPPNDLTPEAFAAVVSAAGKEHGLKVQVLDEKALEKGGFGGILGVGVGSENPPRLVKITYTHAKNAKHLALVGKGITYDSGGISLKPAGHNETMKCDMSGAAAVFAAVVAAARLGLEVNVTGWLALAENMPSGSATRPGDVLRMYSGKTVEVLNTDAEGRLVLADALWKASEEKPDAIVDVATLTGAMVLALGDHTFGIMANDDAFRTAIHEIAEESGEQSWPMPLPANLRKTMDSPTADLANMGVRMGGGLVAGLFLKEFVGEGITWAHLDIAGPAYNEGAPHGYTPKGGTGSSVRTLVRLAERTASGDLG; from the coding sequence GTGACTGCTCTGACTCTCAGCACTGCCGGTGCGGCGACGCTGCGCGCCGACGCCCTCGTCGTCGGCGTCGCCAAGGCCGCGGGCCCCAAGGGTGGGCTGGTCGTCGCGCCCGGCGCCGAGGCCGTGGACAAGGCGTTTAGCGGAAAGCTCGCCGCTGTCCTGGAGACCCTCGGCGCCCGTGGTGCCGAGGGTGAGGTGACCAAGGCCGTGTCGCCCTCCGGCCTCAAGGCCCCGTTCGTCCTCGCCGTCGGTCTCGGCACCGCCCCCGCGGCCGACGAGGCCTACGACGCCGAGGTGCTGCGCACCGCGGCGGGCAACGCCGCGCGCGCCCTGCACGGCATCAAGAAGGCCGCGTTCGCGCTGCCCATCGAGGCCGCCGAGGACATCGAGGCGATCGGCGAGGGCGCCCTGCTGGGCGCGTACGCCTTCACCGCCTACCAGTCCGCCGACAAGACGGCCCCCGACGCCAAGGGCCCGCTCGCCGAGGTGACCCTGCTCGGCGCCAAGCCGCGCGACAAGGCACACAAGGCCGCCGTCGAGCGCTCGCTGGCGGTGGCCGAGGAGATGAACCGCGCCCGCGACCTGATCAACACCCCGCCGAACGACCTGACCCCCGAGGCCTTCGCCGCGGTCGTCTCGGCCGCCGGCAAGGAGCACGGCCTCAAGGTCCAGGTGCTCGACGAGAAGGCCCTGGAGAAGGGCGGCTTCGGCGGCATCCTCGGCGTCGGCGTCGGCTCCGAGAACCCGCCCCGCCTGGTGAAGATCACGTACACGCACGCCAAGAACGCCAAGCACCTGGCGCTCGTCGGCAAGGGCATCACCTACGACTCGGGCGGCATCTCGCTCAAGCCGGCCGGTCACAACGAGACGATGAAGTGCGACATGTCCGGCGCCGCCGCCGTGTTCGCCGCCGTCGTCGCGGCCGCGCGCCTGGGCCTCGAAGTGAACGTCACCGGCTGGCTCGCGCTCGCCGAGAACATGCCGTCGGGCTCGGCCACCCGCCCCGGCGACGTGCTGCGCATGTACAGCGGCAAGACCGTCGAGGTCCTCAACACCGACGCCGAGGGCCGCCTGGTCCTGGCCGACGCGCTGTGGAAGGCCTCCGAGGAGAAGCCGGACGCGATCGTCGACGTGGCCACGCTGACCGGCGCGATGGTGCTGGCGCTCGGCGACCACACCTTCGGCATCATGGCCAACGACGACGCCTTCCGCACCGCGATCCACGAGATCGCGGAGGAGTCCGGCGAGCAGTCCTGGCCGATGCCGCTGCCGGCGAACCTGCGCAAGACCATGGACTCCCCCACCGCCGACCTCGCCAACATGGGCGTGCGGATGGGCGGCGGCCTGGTGGCCGGCCTGTTCCTGAAGGAGTTCGTCGGCGAGGGCATCACCTGGGCCCACCTCGACATCGCGGGCCCCGCCTACAACGAGGGCGCCCCGCACGGCTACACCCCCAAGGGCGGCACCGGCTCCTCGGTGCGCACCCTGGTCCGTCTGGCGGAGCGCACCGCCTCGGGCGACCTGGGCTGA
- the pelF gene encoding GT4 family glycosyltransferase PelF, protein MPSSGRHVTMLTEGTYPHIHGGVSTWCDQLVRGMPEVDFQVVALTGSGREPVTWELPANVYRHTAFALWGPQPGRRRPLLGKERRRFTDTYERFLLALLDPESGCDFASALYGLAELARAGRLSAALRSEAALKSLMWIWSMPHLALSRARPTVHDALTATDLLEHALRPLAARIPADSVAHAVSSGLATLPALAAQHFDQVPFLLTEHGIYLRERYLGYRTAQQSWPVKAVLLSFYRELNTLGYRKADLITPCNQYNRRWEERGGAPSERIRTVYNGVDPDLFPHAGPDPAIPTLSWCGRIDPIKDLETLIRAYAIVRAELPDTRLRLYGGVPAGGQDYKTRLEKLAAELGVTDGISYEGRVTDVASAYASGSVVMLSSISEGFPFSLIEAMSCGRATVSTDVGGVREAAGDAGLVVPPREPAVMAEAAIGLLRDPARRTELGAAARQRVIDKFTLHRSVDGFRRIYRELAGHLEPEPARAEFRPEDDWTLQLAAPWYRELSHDGAAGTLGGVAR, encoded by the coding sequence ATGCCGAGCAGTGGCCGTCATGTCACCATGCTCACAGAGGGCACATATCCGCATATTCACGGGGGTGTGAGTACCTGGTGCGATCAGCTCGTCCGCGGGATGCCGGAGGTCGACTTCCAGGTCGTCGCCCTCACCGGCAGCGGCCGCGAGCCGGTCACCTGGGAGCTTCCCGCCAACGTCTACCGGCACACGGCCTTCGCGCTGTGGGGGCCGCAGCCCGGCAGGCGCCGGCCGCTCCTCGGCAAGGAGCGGCGCCGGTTCACCGACACCTACGAACGCTTCCTGCTCGCCCTGCTCGACCCGGAGTCCGGCTGTGACTTCGCCTCGGCCCTGTACGGCCTGGCCGAACTCGCCCGGGCCGGGCGCCTGTCGGCGGCGCTGCGCTCCGAGGCGGCGCTGAAGTCGCTCATGTGGATCTGGAGCATGCCGCACCTGGCGCTCTCCCGGGCGCGGCCCACCGTGCACGACGCCCTGACCGCGACCGACCTCCTGGAACACGCCCTGCGCCCGCTCGCCGCCCGCATCCCGGCGGACAGCGTGGCGCACGCGGTCAGCAGCGGCCTGGCCACGCTGCCCGCGCTCGCCGCGCAGCACTTCGACCAGGTGCCGTTCCTGCTCACCGAACACGGCATCTACCTGCGCGAACGCTATCTCGGCTACCGCACGGCCCAGCAGAGCTGGCCGGTGAAGGCGGTGCTGTTGAGCTTCTACCGGGAGCTCAACACCCTGGGATACCGCAAGGCCGACCTCATCACCCCCTGCAACCAGTACAACCGCCGCTGGGAGGAGCGCGGAGGCGCCCCCTCCGAGCGCATCCGCACCGTCTACAACGGCGTCGACCCCGACCTGTTCCCGCACGCCGGACCCGACCCGGCGATCCCCACCCTCAGCTGGTGCGGGCGCATCGACCCGATCAAGGACCTGGAGACCCTGATCCGGGCGTACGCCATCGTGCGCGCCGAACTCCCCGACACCCGGCTGCGGTTGTACGGGGGAGTGCCGGCCGGCGGCCAGGACTACAAGACCCGTCTGGAGAAGCTGGCCGCCGAACTCGGCGTCACCGACGGCATCTCCTACGAGGGCCGCGTCACGGACGTCGCGAGCGCGTACGCCTCGGGCAGCGTCGTGATGCTCTCCAGCATCAGCGAGGGCTTCCCGTTCTCCCTGATCGAGGCCATGTCCTGCGGGCGGGCCACCGTCTCCACGGACGTCGGAGGGGTACGGGAAGCGGCCGGCGACGCGGGGCTCGTGGTGCCGCCACGGGAGCCCGCCGTCATGGCCGAAGCCGCCATCGGACTGCTCCGCGACCCCGCGCGCCGCACCGAACTGGGCGCCGCCGCCCGTCAGCGCGTGATCGACAAGTTCACCCTGCACCGGTCGGTGGACGGCTTCCGCCGCATCTACCGGGAACTGGCCGGACACCTCGAACCCGAGCCCGCGCGGGCCGAGTTCAGGCCCGAGGACGACTGGACGCTGCAACTCGCGGCGCCCTGGTACCGCGAGCTGTCCCACGACGGGGCGGCCGGCACGCTCGGCGGGGTGGCCCGATGA
- a CDS encoding spherulation-specific family 4 protein, producing MSRLLVPYYEHPAERPDAWDALIAAAPSLYGVVLNPASGPGSSPDAAFAAVAGRLRSAGVRVLGYVDTAYGRRPPQDVVREAVRHHQWYGVHGLFLDQAATNAQQLPYYADLRTALAATQDTYVTLVLNHGADPHPGYARIADLLVTFEGPWSAYRPTGTAGPDTCHLVYEAPPDAVAQAPVHCLVPGQLPHPWGTLPHLPEPAR from the coding sequence ATGAGCAGACTCCTGGTGCCCTACTACGAGCACCCGGCCGAGCGCCCCGACGCCTGGGACGCGCTGATCGCCGCCGCGCCCTCGCTGTATGGGGTCGTCCTCAACCCGGCCAGCGGGCCCGGGAGTTCACCCGACGCCGCGTTCGCCGCGGTGGCCGGCCGGCTGCGCTCGGCGGGCGTGCGGGTGCTCGGCTACGTGGACACCGCCTACGGCCGGCGCCCGCCGCAGGACGTGGTGCGCGAGGCGGTGCGCCACCACCAGTGGTACGGGGTGCACGGGCTCTTCCTCGACCAGGCGGCCACCAACGCCCAGCAACTGCCGTACTACGCGGACCTGCGGACCGCGCTCGCCGCCACCCAGGACACCTATGTCACGCTCGTCCTGAACCACGGAGCCGACCCGCACCCCGGCTACGCCAGGATCGCCGACCTCCTCGTCACCTTCGAGGGCCCCTGGTCGGCGTACCGGCCGACCGGGACGGCCGGACCCGACACCTGCCACCTGGTGTACGAGGCGCCGCCCGACGCGGTCGCCCAGGCCCCGGTCCACTGCCTGGTTCCCGGTCAACTCCCGCACCCCTGGGGCACGTTGCCGCACCTCCCGGAGCCCGCCCGGTGA